In a genomic window of Anoxybacter fermentans:
- the tnpA gene encoding IS200/IS605 family transposase → MKKNDLIYARTCIYNVNYHIVWTVKNRKSVLKGGIDEYLKRLFLEIAEEKGFTIHTMEIMPDHVRIYVSAHPKIAPSYIVKMLKGISARKLFMKYPELKEQLWKGHLWNSSYYIETIGSISEETIREYIEKQKIRG, encoded by the coding sequence ATGAAAAAAAACGACTTAATTTATGCTAGAACTTGTATTTATAATGTTAATTATCATATCGTATGGACGGTAAAAAATCGAAAATCAGTATTAAAAGGAGGTATTGACGAATACTTAAAGCGTTTGTTTTTAGAAATTGCTGAAGAAAAAGGTTTTACTATTCATACGATGGAAATCATGCCCGACCATGTCCGTATCTATGTGTCTGCACATCCAAAAATAGCACCGTCTTATATTGTTAAGATGTTGAAAGGGATAAGTGCAAGAAAATTATTTATGAAATACCCTGAACTTAAAGAACAGCTTTGGAAAGGTCATCTCTGGAATTCGTCTTATTACATTGAAACAATAGGTTCCATTTCTGAAGAAACAATCCGTGAATATATTGAAAAGCAAAAAATAAGGGGATAA
- the dnaK gene encoding molecular chaperone DnaK, which translates to MGKVLGIDLGTTNSCMAVIEGGEPVVIPNAEGGRTTPSVVAFSKKGERLIGQAAKRQAITNPEQTVISIKRHMGEDYKVNLNGKDYTPQEISAMILQKLKRDAEAYLGEPVTKAVITVPAYFTDAQRQATKDAGRIAGLEVLRIINEPTAAALAYGLDKKKDQTILVFDLGGGTFDVSILEIGDGVFQVIATSGNNHLGGDDFDQRIIDYLAEEFKKEHGVDLRKDKMALQRLKEAAEKAKIELSGVMQTNINLPFITQTDMGPVHLDMDLTRAKFNELTHDLVEKTLEPTRQALEDAGLTPQDIDEVILVGGSTRIPAVQEAIKNLIGKEPHKGVNPDEVVAIGAAIQAGILNEDINDDIVLVDVTPLSLGIETLGGVFTKLIERNTTIPTSKSRIFTTAADNQTSVEIHVLQGERAMAKDNKTLGRFQLTGIPPAPRGVPQIEVTFDIDVNGIVHVSAKDLGTGKEQSITIKSTTNLSEEEIERMIKEAEAHAEEDKKRQEEIEIRNNADNMVYQVEKQLKEHGDKIDTGLKEKIEKAKDELKNALQGNNTEEIKAKTEALTELLHELSKQIYANMAQNNAGTQANTNTNANKGNDENVVDVDYEEK; encoded by the coding sequence ATGGGAAAAGTACTCGGTATTGACCTTGGTACCACTAACTCCTGTATGGCAGTAATAGAAGGTGGGGAACCAGTTGTAATCCCCAACGCTGAAGGTGGACGTACAACTCCATCTGTTGTTGCTTTCTCGAAAAAAGGTGAACGTTTGATTGGTCAGGCTGCTAAGCGTCAGGCTATTACCAACCCGGAACAGACTGTGATTTCCATTAAACGCCATATGGGAGAAGATTATAAGGTAAATTTAAACGGTAAAGATTACACACCACAGGAAATCTCTGCTATGATCCTGCAAAAATTAAAACGGGATGCAGAAGCTTATCTGGGTGAACCTGTTACTAAGGCAGTTATTACAGTACCTGCTTACTTTACCGATGCTCAGCGTCAGGCAACTAAAGACGCGGGAAGAATTGCTGGTCTGGAAGTTTTACGGATTATCAATGAGCCAACTGCTGCTGCACTGGCATATGGTCTGGATAAAAAGAAGGATCAGACCATTCTGGTATTTGACCTGGGTGGTGGTACTTTTGATGTTTCCATTCTGGAGATCGGTGATGGTGTGTTTCAGGTAATTGCAACTAGCGGTAACAACCATCTGGGTGGTGACGATTTCGACCAGAGAATTATTGATTATCTGGCTGAAGAGTTCAAAAAAGAGCACGGCGTAGATTTACGGAAAGATAAAATGGCCTTACAGCGTTTGAAAGAAGCTGCTGAAAAGGCTAAAATTGAGCTTTCTGGTGTTATGCAGACTAATATTAATCTGCCCTTTATTACCCAGACCGATATGGGTCCAGTCCATTTGGATATGGATCTGACCAGAGCTAAATTTAATGAACTGACTCATGACCTGGTTGAAAAGACATTAGAACCAACCCGTCAAGCTCTGGAAGATGCAGGTTTAACTCCTCAGGATATAGATGAAGTAATTCTTGTTGGTGGTTCAACCCGTATCCCTGCTGTTCAGGAAGCAATTAAAAATCTGATCGGTAAAGAACCTCATAAAGGTGTAAATCCAGATGAGGTAGTAGCTATTGGTGCAGCTATTCAGGCCGGAATTTTAAATGAGGATATCAATGATGATATTGTATTGGTAGATGTAACTCCTCTATCCTTAGGTATTGAGACCTTAGGAGGAGTCTTTACCAAACTGATTGAACGGAATACTACCATTCCTACTTCTAAGAGTAGAATTTTCACTACTGCTGCAGATAATCAGACCTCTGTAGAAATTCATGTTCTGCAGGGCGAACGTGCGATGGCTAAAGATAACAAAACATTAGGCCGTTTCCAACTGACCGGTATTCCACCTGCACCACGAGGAGTTCCTCAAATTGAAGTTACTTTTGATATCGACGTAAACGGAATTGTCCACGTTTCAGCAAAAGATTTAGGTACCGGTAAAGAACAGTCTATTACAATCAAATCCACTACCAACTTATCTGAAGAAGAGATTGAACGGATGATTAAAGAAGCTGAAGCTCATGCTGAAGAAGATAAGAAACGGCAGGAAGAGATCGAAATTCGTAACAATGCTGATAACATGGTATATCAGGTTGAAAAACAGCTTAAAGAACATGGAGATAAAATTGATACCGGCTTGAAAGAGAAAATTGAAAAAGCTAAAGATGAACTTAAAAATGCTCTGCAAGGAAATAATACTGAAGAGATTAAGGCCAAAACTGAGGCTTTAACAGAACTCCTTCACGAGTTAAGTAAACAGATTTATGCCAATATGGCTCAAAATAATGCAGGAACTCAAGCAAATACCAATACCAATGCAAATAAAGGTAATGACGAAAATGTTGTAGATGTAGATTATGAAGAAAAATAA
- the hemW gene encoding radical SAM family heme chaperone HemW, whose amino-acid sequence MESCGLYIHIPFCLRKCNYCDFISFEYKKELAEEFLLALFSELSLLSQEYDQTILETIYLGGGTPTCLSGEELARIIEGVKEHFPVKEGAEITCEMNPATGVEKDLKIMREAGINRISIGVQAFDDRILQYLGRVHNLSEALKTYYTVREVGFDNINLDLIFAIPGQTRKDWQDSLEIALKLNPEHLSLYNLKIEENTPFYYDYLNGKLKPVDEDTEYWMYQDAINTLKNAGFEHYEISNFARPGYASRHNLGYWHYKPYLGVGPGAHGFFGSLRYQNTDDLEEYISCLTRNKLPRQEELHLTCKDQMEEFVIMGLRVLEGVSLDEFRKRFGESLLEIYGTQIKKLIKLGLLNLKGNYLALTEKGLFLGNEVFAEFLL is encoded by the coding sequence ATGGAAAGCTGCGGATTATATATTCATATTCCTTTCTGTTTGCGAAAATGTAATTACTGTGATTTCATTTCTTTTGAATATAAAAAAGAGTTAGCAGAAGAGTTTCTGCTAGCTCTTTTTTCTGAGCTTTCTCTTTTAAGCCAGGAATATGACCAAACTATCCTTGAGACGATCTATCTAGGGGGAGGGACTCCCACCTGTCTTTCAGGTGAGGAACTGGCCAGGATTATTGAGGGGGTTAAAGAACATTTTCCAGTTAAAGAAGGAGCTGAGATCACCTGTGAGATGAATCCTGCCACCGGAGTGGAAAAAGATCTTAAGATTATGCGGGAGGCTGGAATTAACCGGATAAGTATAGGAGTGCAGGCATTTGATGACCGCATACTTCAGTATTTAGGGAGGGTTCATAATTTATCTGAGGCACTTAAGACTTATTATACAGTTCGGGAAGTAGGTTTTGACAATATCAATTTGGACCTGATCTTTGCTATCCCTGGACAAACCAGAAAGGACTGGCAGGATTCGCTTGAAATAGCTCTTAAACTCAATCCTGAACATTTGAGTCTCTACAATTTAAAGATTGAGGAGAATACCCCATTTTATTACGATTATCTTAATGGTAAGTTGAAGCCTGTTGATGAAGATACTGAATATTGGATGTATCAGGATGCGATCAATACACTTAAAAATGCAGGGTTTGAACACTACGAGATTTCTAACTTTGCCCGGCCAGGTTATGCCTCGCGCCATAATCTGGGTTACTGGCATTATAAGCCGTATCTTGGAGTTGGCCCTGGAGCCCATGGATTTTTTGGCTCTCTTCGTTATCAAAATACCGATGATTTGGAAGAATATATCAGCTGCCTGACTCGAAACAAACTCCCAAGGCAGGAGGAACTTCACCTAACTTGCAAAGATCAAATGGAAGAATTTGTAATTATGGGGCTTAGAGTTCTGGAAGGGGTCAGTTTAGACGAATTTAGGAAGAGGTTTGGTGAATCTTTGTTGGAGATTTACGGGACACAAATAAAAAAACTTATCAAACTGGGGCTTCTCAATCTTAAAGGAAATTACCTTGCCTTAACAGAAAAAGGACTTTTTCTCGGGAATGAAGTTTTTGCCGAATTCTTGCTTTAA
- the grpE gene encoding nucleotide exchange factor GrpE, with protein sequence MDEMGEKLGRQEQENVKSIKEEEKEEVKVDEHIEEEQREEVIDKEQFTEEQKEKAVSDGEDEAEVDEAEDSSVENTDTDKEAGEEKSPEVLALEEEKKKLEEEKKNLIDKLSRLQADFNNYRRRVAQEMEEHKARANERLLAELLPIIDNFERALSVEQNNDESFVKGVEMIYKQLLNLLEKEGVTPIEAEGEIFDPHLHHAVMKEPAPEGVVEDTIIAVLQKGYYYKGRVLRPAMVKVAE encoded by the coding sequence ATGGATGAAATGGGTGAAAAATTAGGACGTCAGGAACAGGAAAATGTAAAATCAATTAAAGAAGAAGAGAAGGAAGAAGTTAAAGTTGATGAACATATTGAAGAAGAGCAGAGAGAAGAGGTTATTGACAAAGAGCAGTTTACTGAAGAACAGAAAGAAAAAGCTGTTAGTGATGGAGAAGATGAAGCTGAAGTAGACGAAGCAGAAGATAGTAGTGTGGAAAATACAGATACTGATAAAGAGGCGGGAGAGGAAAAATCTCCTGAAGTTTTAGCTTTAGAAGAGGAAAAGAAAAAGCTAGAAGAGGAAAAGAAGAATCTGATTGATAAGTTGAGCAGACTTCAGGCTGATTTTAATAACTATCGGCGCCGGGTGGCACAGGAAATGGAAGAACATAAGGCCCGGGCCAATGAGAGACTGTTAGCTGAACTTTTGCCGATTATTGATAATTTTGAACGGGCTTTGAGTGTTGAACAAAACAATGATGAAAGTTTTGTTAAAGGTGTAGAGATGATCTATAAGCAGCTTCTTAACCTTCTTGAAAAAGAAGGTGTTACCCCTATTGAAGCTGAAGGGGAAATTTTTGATCCTCACCTCCATCATGCAGTAATGAAAGAACCTGCTCCAGAAGGAGTAGTTGAAGATACCATTATTGCTGTATTACAGAAAGGTTATTATTATAAAGGGCGAGTACTGCGCCCGGCTATGGTTAAGGTTGCAGAATAA
- the hrcA gene encoding heat-inducible transcriptional repressor HrcA gives MLDGRKWAILEAVIREYILTAEPIGSRTLTRRYNFGVSPATIRNEMADLEAMGYLEQPHASAGRIPSDKGYRIFVDALMKSNDLPSISEEVDQIFFTKKRQIHDLIQETTRMLSQLTHYISLGLVPNFEQTIFQHLQLIPLTSRKVVAVLVTDSGMVHNQIFSIPVTMSRKELGQISDFLNDRLQGMTLEEIDSVLMKKLERELVNRYDILSDVIKILYEELLEDVKKKLQQIFLDGTSYMIDQPEFADLKKLKTMMNMLEKRELLYNILNQSDNDETIQITIGQENPHKEMQDCSIISATYSVNGRPIGRIGILGPTRMEYGKVIAVVQYVANTLSKILSEKDE, from the coding sequence ATGCTGGATGGTCGAAAGTGGGCAATTTTAGAGGCAGTTATTCGTGAATATATCCTTACAGCAGAGCCCATTGGCTCCCGGACTTTAACACGGCGTTATAATTTTGGTGTTAGTCCAGCAACGATCCGAAATGAGATGGCTGATTTGGAAGCAATGGGATACTTAGAACAACCTCATGCATCAGCAGGTAGAATACCTTCAGATAAAGGATATAGAATTTTTGTGGATGCACTTATGAAATCCAATGATTTACCTTCGATTTCGGAAGAAGTGGATCAGATTTTTTTCACTAAAAAACGGCAAATTCATGATCTGATTCAGGAGACCACCAGGATGTTATCCCAACTTACCCATTATATTTCCCTGGGGCTAGTTCCTAATTTCGAGCAGACTATCTTTCAACATCTCCAATTGATTCCTCTGACAAGTCGGAAAGTGGTTGCGGTTCTGGTAACAGATAGCGGTATGGTGCATAATCAGATTTTTTCTATACCCGTAACTATGAGTCGTAAAGAATTGGGCCAGATTTCCGATTTTCTTAATGATAGGCTTCAGGGTATGACTTTAGAAGAGATTGATTCTGTTTTAATGAAAAAGTTAGAGAGAGAATTGGTTAATCGTTATGATATATTATCAGATGTTATAAAGATTTTATATGAAGAACTTTTAGAAGATGTGAAAAAGAAATTGCAGCAAATTTTTCTTGATGGAACTTCTTATATGATAGATCAGCCTGAATTTGCTGATCTTAAAAAATTGAAAACAATGATGAATATGTTGGAAAAAAGAGAATTGTTATATAACATATTGAACCAGAGTGATAATGATGAGACTATTCAGATTACAATTGGGCAGGAAAACCCCCACAAAGAGATGCAGGATTGCAGTATTATTTCTGCAACTTATTCCGTAAATGGCAGGCCGATAGGACGAATTGGAATCTTAGGACCAACCCGTATGGAATACGGGAAGGTTATTGCTGTGGTTCAATATGTTGCAAATACTCTTTCAAAGATTCTTTCAGAAAAAGATGAATAA